One Solanum lycopersicum chromosome 4, SLM_r2.1 DNA window includes the following coding sequences:
- the LOC101246921 gene encoding uncharacterized protein: MDPCPFVRLSVCNLALKIPIASKPARSVVHPSSSPCFCKIKLKNFPLQTAVVPCILPESQFPDGQVQSHAASFHLNKSDLEKLVAKSLFGGRKLYLQISIYTGRRGSTCGVNSGRLLGKVDVPLDLAGTESRSVLFYNGWIVIGKEAKNSSAQFHLSVKAEPDPRFVFQFDGEPECSPQVFQIQGNIRQPVFTCKFSFRTPGDRNQRSRSLPLEHSSSRGWLSSFGSERERPGKERKGWSITVHDLSGSPVAAASMVTPFVASPGSDRVSRSNPGSWLVLRPGDGTWKPWGRLEAWRERGSADGLGYRFELIPDSAAAGIVLAESTLSCSKGGKFVIDLGTSVSTNGKSTPVNSTSPACSPRGSGDFGYGLWPYCMYRGFVMSANVEGEGGSKCSKPTVEVSVQHVNCTEDAAAFVALSAAIDLSIDACRLFSQKLRKELCPSQDLLS, encoded by the exons ATGGATCCATGTCCTTTCGTGAGGCTCAGTGTGTGTAATTTAGCGTTAAAAATTCCGATAGCTTCGAAGCCGGCTCGTTCCGTTGTGCATCCGTCGTCGTCGCcgtgtttttgtaaaatcaAGTTGAAGAATTTTCCTCTCCAGACGGCGGTTGTGCCGTGCATTTTGCCGGAGAGTCAGTTTCCCGACGGTCAGGTACAAAGTCATGCGGCGAGTTTTCACCTGAACAAGTCTGATCTAGAAAAGCTGGTTGCAAAGTCTTTATTCGGCGGTAGGAAATTGTATCTTCAAATCTCAATTTACACCGGCAGGCGAGGGTCGACATGTGGTGTGAACTCCGGGAGGTTGCTAGGGAAGGTTGATGTACCGTTGGATCTGGCGGGAACGGAATCTAGGTCAGTATTGTTTTACAATGGCTGGATTGTGATAGGAAAGGAAGCAAAGAACTCGAGTGCTCAGTTTCATTTGAGTGTTAAGGCGGAACCCGACCCGAGATTCGTGTTTCAGTTCGACGGAGAACCGGAATGCAGTCCTCAAgtatttcaaattcaaggaaacaTCCGTCAACCTGTTTTCACATGCAAATTCAGTTTCCGTACCCCCGGCGACCGTAATCAGAGGTCCAG GTCTTTGCCATTGGAGCATAGTAGTTCACGAGGATGGTTAAGTTCGTTCGGAAGCGAAAGGGAGCGACCAGGGAAGGAGCGAAAGGGATGGTCAATTACAGTCCACGATCTCTCCGGTTCACCAGTCGCCGCTGCGTCAATGGTTACACCTTTTGTAGCCTCACCCGGTTCTGACCGGGTAAGCCGGTCCAACCCCGGCTCATGGCTAGTTCTCCGGCCAGGTGACGGAACATGGAAACCATGGGGTAGACTCGAGGCGTGGCGCGAACGTGGTTCAGCAGACGGGCTTGGCTACCGGTTCGAGCTAATCCCAGACTCAGCGGCAGCTGGAATAGTGTTAGCCGAGTCGACATTAAGCTGTAGCAAAGGTGGAAAATTCGTGATAGACCTTGGAACGAGCGTGTCAACGAATGGGAAATCAACACCTGTGAACTCGACGTCACCGGCGTGTAGCCCTAGAGGAAGCGGTGACTTTGGATACGGATTATGGCCTTATTGTATGTATCGAGGTTTTGTGATGTCGGCTAACGTGGAAGGTGAAGGTGGAAGTAAGTGTAGTAAACCTACAGTGGAAGTTAGCGTACAACACGTGAACTGCACGGAAGACGCAGCGGCATTCGTGGCTTTGTCAGCTGCCATTGATCTCAGCATTGATGCTTGCAGGCTTTTCTCTCAAAAGCTTAGGAAAGAATTGTGTCCTTCTCAGGATTTACTCTCCTGA
- the LOC101247213 gene encoding ergosterol biosynthetic protein 28 — protein sequence MELLGWWLMLVGTLRLASVWFGFVDIWALRLAVFSKTTMTEVHGRTFGVWTLLTCTLCYLCAFNLHDRPLYLATILSFVYAFGHFLTEFLIYQTMEIKNLVTVGIFAGTSIVWMLLQWNAHQQVKTKSP from the exons atgGAGCTGTTAGGATGGTGGTTAATGCTAGTGGGTACACTTCGGCTTGCATCGGTATGGTTTGGCTTCGTCGATATTTGGGCTCTTCGTCTCGCTGTTTTCTCCAAAACTACCA TGACAGAAGTTCATGGGAGGACATTTGGAGTGTGGACTCTCCTAACCTGCACTCTTTGCTATCTCTGTGCATTTAACCTTCATGACAGACCTTTGTATTTGGCAACCATTTTATCATTTGTCTATGCCTTCGGTCATTTCTTGACAGAGTTCTTGATCTATCAGACaatggaaataaaaaatttggttACTGTCGGTATATTTGCAG GCACATCTATCGTTTGGATGTTGTTGCAGTGGAATGCACACCAACAGGTCAAAACTAAGAGTCCATAG
- the LOC101247519 gene encoding EPIDERMAL PATTERNING FACTOR-like protein 2, with translation MACSQFIVFWHRNLQTIIFLLLLFISGLTHVRLTAEGRRILKTQTGVFTQRKNEEKMIKMRSLIGSRPPRCEGRCRNCGPCEAVQVPIVPNLKNQLTSRIHNQLNSYPNLFLAYSRGDDISNYKPMCWKCKCGNFFFNP, from the exons ATGGCATGTTCTCAATTTATAGTCTTTTGGCATAGAAATCTACAGACTATAATCTTTTTGTTACTTCTATTCATTTCTGGATTGACACATGTTAGATTAACAGCTGAAG GTAGGAGAATACTCAAAACACAAACTGGTGTTTTTACTCAG aggaaaaatgaagagaagatGATAAAGATGAGATCTTTAATTGGTTCAAGACCACCAAGATGTGAAGGAAGATGTAGAAATTGTGGACCATGTGAAGCAGTTCAAGTGCCAATTGTGCCAAATCTCAAGAATCAACTAACATCAagaattcataatcaattgaaTTCATATCCTAATTTGTTCTTGGCATATTCAAGGGGTGATGATATATCAAATTATAAGCCTATGTGTTGGAAATGTAAGTGTGggaattttttctttaatcctTGA
- the LOC101250795 gene encoding putative lipase C4A8.10, whose product MGSSEMDKGLNFSDEEGVGKRKSEMGIENKESKKSEMGIGKRNKKTKRKRFSIFPKFSCMRLDDEVPVVETPADEGGFDVEASQKGPGHAPNHLVVMVNGIIGSVDDWKYAAEQFVKAYPHDIIVYRSQSNYSKLTFDGVDVMGIRLAEEVQSVVKRTPHLQKISFVGHSLGGLVCRYAIAKLYEQRSARITRGQGMECSLNGSTDACAEEVSKKIAGLEPVNFITFATPHLGCRGHKQAPAFCGLYSLEKVAASSSWLLGRSGRHLFLKDHDEGKPLLLRMASDSEDLPFISALQSFKRRAAYANTSFDYLVGWSTSSLRRRSELPKRRNMKKVDKYPHIVNIEEATSVSSQEETPTMANINGHKSQEMEEAMIRGLTKLSWERVDVSFKGSIQKFLAHTAIQVQSYNINSDGIDVIQHMIDNFAF is encoded by the exons ATGGGTTCGTCGGAAATGGATAAAGGTTTAAACTTTAGTGATGAAGAGGGAGTGGGGAAGAGGAAATCTGAAATGGGTATTGAGAATAAGGAATCGAAGAAATCTGAAATGGGTATTGGGAAGAGAAATAAGAAGACGAAGAGAAAAAGGTTTTCTATTTTCCCTAAGTTCTCTTGTATGAGATTGGATGATGAAGTTCCTGTTGTTGAGACACCTGCTGATGAAGGTGGTTTCGATGTGGAGGCTAGCCAAAAGGGCCCGGGTCATGCTCCTAATCATTTAGTTGTCATGGTTAATGGTATTATTGGCAG TGTCGATGATTGGAAGTATGCTGCTGAACAATTTGTGAAGGCCTATCCACACGATATCATTGTTTATC GCAGTCAATCTAATTATTCAAAGCTGACATTCGATGGTGTTGATGTAATGGGGATAAGACTAGCTGAAGAG GTACAATCTGTTGTAAAACGTACTCCACATCTACAGAAGATTTCCTTTGTTGGTCACTCCCTAGGTGGCCTGGTATGTAGATATGCAATTGCAAAGCTATATGAACAAAGATCTGCAAGAATAACACGTGGACAAGGTATGGAATGTAGTCTTAATGGGTCCACTGATGCGTGTGCAGAAGAGGTGTCAAAAAAAATTGCTGGGCTGGAACCCGTGAACTTTATAACCTTCGCTACACCTCATCTCGGTTGTAGGGGACACAAACAG GCTCCAGCATTCTGTGGGCTATACTCACTTGAAAAGGTTGCAGCAAGTTCCTCATGGTTACTTGGAAGAAGCGGAAGGCATCTCTTTTTGAAAGATCATGATGAAGGGAAACCTCTTCTTCTTCGGATGGCCAGTGATTCTGAAGATCTGCCATTTAT ATCTGCTTTGCAGTCATTTAAGCGTCGCGCGGCCTATGCAAATACAAGTTTTGACT ATCTTGTTGGATGGAGTACATCATCTTTGCGGCGCAGAAGTGAGCTTCCAAAG CGTCGAAACATGAAAAAAGTGGACAAATACCCACATATTGTAAACATAGAAGAGGCAACAAGTGTTAGTTCTCAAGAAGAAACTCCTACTATGGCCAATATAAACGGACACAAGTCTCAAGAAATGGAAG AGGCTATGATCAGAGGTTTAACAAAGTTGAGCTGGGAACGCGTTGATGTTAGCTTCAAAGGAAGTATACAGAAATTCCTCGCCCATACAGCAATTCAG GTGCAGTCCTATAACATTAATTCCGATGGAATAGATGTTATACAACACATGATTGACAATTTCGCCTTCTAG
- the LOC101247815 gene encoding endo-1,4-beta-xylanase 1 has translation MKRLCAFSFARRLFKPRTTHSQESKEKMEQSPIVNVEDNFDLQESKESMEKSPTVTANNNFDTQSATENEKENGSYAATNIILNHEFSDGLHSWHPNCCDAFVVPAGSGYHKGLAAKEGCCYAVVSNRKECWQGLEQDITSRVSAGSTYTVSACVGATGTFQGSVEVLATLKLVYQNSETSYLFVAKKAASEECWETLEGSFSLSTMPDQVIFYLEGPPAGTDLLIKSVVISCPSSTASDSSGTSSVYIDDDNIIINPQFDDGLNSWSGRGCKVALHDSMADGKITPMSGKSFASATERTQSWNGIQQDVTGRVKRKLAYEVSAVVRIYGNNVTTADLRSTLYVKAADNRERYIGIASVQATDKDWVKLQGKFLINDSPSQVVVFLEGPPAGTDILLNNLVIKHAAKAPPSSPPVIEDAGFGVNIITNTSLNDGTNGWFPLGNCTMSVQTGSPHIMPPMARDTLGAHEPLSGRYILVANRTQNWMGPAQMITEKVKLYLTYQVSAWVKIGQTSGPQNVNVALGVDSQWVNGGQAEISDDRWHEIGGSFRIEKQAAKIMVYIQGPVAGVDLMVAGLQIFPVDRRERFRHLKKQTAKLRKRDVMLKFSGSDSGNLFGTFVRVKQLQNSFPFGSAISRTNMDNEDFNAFFVKNFNWAVFGNELKWYWTEAQQGNLNYKDADELLDFCTKNNIQVRGHCIFWEVVGTVQAWVQSLNKNDLMTAVQNRLTGLLTRYKGKFPHYDVNNEMMHGSFYQDRLGKDIRVNMFKTAHQLDPSPILFVNDYHVEDGCDTRSYPEKYIEHILDLQEHGAPVGGIGIQGHIDSPVGPIVCSALDKLGTLGLPIWFTEVDVSSDNEYVRADDLEVMLREAYAHPAVEGIMLWGFWELFMSRTNAHLVDAEGDINEAGKRYLALKHEWSSHPHGHIDEQGQFSFSGFHGSYEVEVVTVSKKITKKFVVDKGDNALVISVDLS, from the exons ATGAAGAGGTTATGTGCTTTCAGCTTTGCTCGTCGACTCTTCAAACCTCGTACAACACATTCCCAG GAATCAAAGGAGAAAATGGAGCAATCACCAATTGTCAATGTCGAGGACAACTTTGATTTGCAG GAATCAAAGGAGAGCATGGAGAAGTCACCAACGGTCACTGCCAACAACAACTTTGATACTCAG AGTGCAAcagaaaatgagaaagagaatgGGAGTTATGCTGCTACTAACATCATCCTAAACCATGAATTCTCGGATGGGCTGCACTCGTGGCATCCCAATTGTTGCGATGCTTTTGTGGTTCCAGCAGGTTCTGGATACCATAAAGGATTAGCGGCGAAGGAAGGCTGTTGTTATGCTGTTGTCTCAAATCGTAAGGAATGTTGGCAAGGCTTAGAGCAAGACATTACAAGCAGGGTATCAGCAGGTTCCACTTATACAGTTTCTGCTTGTGTTGGGGCCACTGGTACTTTTCAGGGTTCTGTTGAAGTCCTCGCCACGTTAAAACTAGTGTATCAAAATTCAGAAACAAGTTATCTATTCGTTGCAAA AAAAGCTGCTTCGGAGGAGTGTTGGGAGACATTAGAAGGTTCATTTTCTCTGTCAACTATGCCCGATCAAGTTATATTCTATCTCGAGGGACCTCCAGCTGGAACTGACCTGCTCATAAAGTCAGTAGTGATATCATGTCCTAGTTCAACTGCTTCTGAT AGTTCTGGCACATCATCtgtatatattgatgatgataacaTCATAATAAACCCTCAATTTGATGATGGCCTCAATAGTTGGTCTGGAAGAGGCTGCAAGGTGGCCTTGCATGACTCTATGGCAGATGGCAAGATCACTCCAATGTCTGGAAAATCTTTTGCATCTGCAACAGAACGCACCCAGAGCTGGAATGGAATTCAGCAAGATGTGACAGGAAGAGTGAAGCGAAAACTAGCTTACGAGGTATCTGCTGTTGTCCGTATCTATGGTAACAATGTCACTACTGCAGATCTTCGCAGTACATTATATGTTAAAGCAGCTGACAACCGTGAACGGTATATAGGCATTGCCAG CGTCCAAGCCACAGATAAAGACTGGGTGAAGTTGCAAGGGAAGTTTCTTATAAATGACTCCCCGTCTCAGGTTGTTGTCTTTTTAGAAGGTCCACCTGCAGGAACGGATATCCTCCTTAACAATTTAGTCATAAAGCATGCAGCTAAAGCTCCTCCTTCTTCTCCACCAGTTATTGAG GATGCTGGTTTTGGtgttaatataatcacaaataCAAGTTTGAATGATGGCACAAATGGCTGGTTTCCACTTGGAAACTGTACAATGAGTGTTCAAACAGGCTCACCACATATTATGCCTCCTATGGCTAGAGATACTCTTGGTGCTCATGAGCCTTTAAGTGGCCGTTATATTCTGGTGGCTAATCGTACTCAAAACTGGATGGGTCCTGCTCAGATGATCACGGAAAAAGTAAAACTCTATTTGACATACCAAGTATCTGCATGGGTTAAAATTGGACAAACATCAGGACCTCAGAATGTAAATGTTGCCCTTGGAGTAGACAGCCAATGGGTAAATGGAGGCCAAGCTGAGATCAGCGATGATAGATGGCATGAAATTGGAGGATCTTTTAGAATTGAGAAGCAAGCTGCTAAGATTATGGTTTATATTCAGGGTCCTGTTGCTGGTGTAGACTTAATGGTTGCTGGGCTTCAAATTTTTCCGGTTGACAGACGTGAACGGTTTAGACACTTGAAGAAACAAACTGCAAAG TTACGCAAGCGAGACGTCATGTTGAAGTTCTCTGGATCAGATTCAGGCAATTTGTTTGGCACATTTGTTAGAGTTAAACAACTGCAAAACAGCTTTCCCTTCGGATCAGCCATAAGCAGAACAAATATGGACAATGAAGACTTCAATGCCTTCTTTGTCAAGAATTTCAATTGGGCTGTGTTTGGAAATGAGCTCAAATGGTACTGGACAGAAGCACAGCAAGGGAATCTCAACTACAAAGATGCTGATGAGCTCCTGGACTTTTGCACAAAAAACAACATCCAAGTTCGAGGTCACTGTATCTTTTGGGAGGTGGTGGGCACGGTTCAGGCATGGGTACAATCCTTGAACAAAAATGACTTGATGACGGCTGTTCAAAACCGTTTAACAGGGCTGCTGACACGGTATAAGGGGAAGTTCCCGCATTATGATGTGAATAATGAGATGATGCATGGTTCTTTCTATCAAGATAGATTGGGTAAAGACATCAGGGTAAACATGTTTAAAACTGCACATCAATTGGACCCTTCCCCCATCCTATTTGTAAATGATTACCATGTTGAGGATGGCTGTGACACCCGATCTTACCCTGAGAAATACATTGAGCACATTCTTGATCTCCAAGAGCACGGTGCACCTGTTGGAGGTATAGGTATTCAGGGACATATTGACAGTCCAGTTGGTCCCATTGTATGTTCTGCTCTGGACAAACTTGGTACTCTTGGACTTCCAATCTGGTTCACTGAGGTTGACGTGTCTTCAGATAATGAATACGTTAGAGCTGATGATCTAGAAGTTATGCTTCGAGAAGCTTATGCTCACCCTGCTGTAGAAGGTATAATGTTGTGGGGATTCTGGGAGCTGTTCATGAGTCGAACAAATGCACATTTAGTGGATGCAGAAGGAGACATCAATGAAGCTGGAAAAAGGTACCTTGCTCTTAAGCATGAGTGGTCATCTCATCCGCATGGTCATATTGATGAACAAGGGCAATTCAGCTTTAGTGGATTCCATGGCTCCTATGAAGTGGAAGTCGTAACAGTTTCAAAGAAAATTACTAAGAAATTTGTGGTTGACAAGGGCGATAATGCACTGGTGATCTCCGTTGACTTGTCCTGA